ccacccccagccctggagctCTGGGCACAGCACACTGAAAGATGCCCTCTCCAGTCACTGCAGTCTCCTCCCcgtctttcttctcctccttttaaTCGTTGTATAGAGCTTATCAGGTTGTGAAGAGCATGCCCATGCAATCTCACATTAGACCCTCAGGACCATCTTGTGAAGGAAGTAgtatcaccccattttacagaggaggagaccaaggctcagagaggcttaCTTACATGAGCTACCTCAGCCAAGGCAGCAGATCTCCAAATCCTTGCTCTTCCCACGTTGCAGCGTCCCAAGCCCTTTCTTCAAAGCGGACTGGGTGGGCgccattctgtttttttaacttttgagtcTCTCTGATCACAAGCATCCTGCCCCTAATCACGAGTCCCTTTGCCTCATTTGGTCCTCCCTTAAGAGTCAGCTTGTTGTCTGTCATTTTCCAGGTGTGACTGGCCCAGAGACGTGGGGTGCATGGCGGAGACCACATAGCAGGGCAAGGCCAGGGTCAGGAAGGCTAAGGCTGCAGTCTTGCCACCTCCTGGTACCCAGGGTTGGGGCTCTTTCAGCATCTGGAGGTCACCAGCGTCAAATAGTCCTCAAGGATAAGAGCAGGAAAGAACATATTGCCCTCCGTTTAAACCTTCCATCCCTTGAGTCTAAGAACATTTAGCACTTGACCCTGTGGGGAAACAAACGAACGAATGAGCAAACCTTTCTAGAGGTGGTTGGTTATAGCGTTGTCAACCAATGCTGAGAAGTCACACCCCCCTGGTCCAGAACCTGAGCGCTTGTGCCTTGCCATCTCCCCCTTTTAAGACCAGAAGATAGAGCTCTCTTTTCTCTCATCACTCCTGAACCATCGCCCGACCATATCTGCTGCAGAGGACACTGGGACCTGTGGGAATTGTCCCCGGGCATGACCATAGGAGGACCAGGGGGGAGTGTCATTAAAGAAACAGGCTCTGAGGAAGATGGGGCCACAGGAAAGGTGAGGAcacccctttcctctccttccagagCCACCAAAGGGGAGGAGCCGGGCAGGAAGTGGAGGAGGGTCTCTAAGCCCCACACAGCCTCCTGTGTCCTCCGCCACATCTTCCTTCTAGGTCACCTGGGGGAAGGGACACTGATGTGGAACCTCTCGTGACAGACTTCTAGCTAATGCTGGGGGGACTAGTATGTGAACTGTGGACCACAGGAGAAGCTCAGGCCTCCCCTAGGACTGAGGGTACAGGAGCCGGACTTGGGGACCACTTGAGAGCCACACAAGGTGGGCACAGGTGAGGTGTGGCTGAGGCTCCCTGCCGGGCAGGTTACTGCCAAGAACAGGTGGGACCAGCCAGAGCAGGGGAGCGTCTCCTCTCACCAACCCACTTCCAGTTGGCCCACAGGATTCTGGGGACCCCCGGGATACACCTTTATGAAAGGTGACCACGGTGGCAGCCATCGGACCCGAAGAGGGAAGAACTGGAGGGTGGGGGGTGGATACTGGTGACCCTTCTCTCTAGTCTAGAAAAGGTCTTTTTCAGGTCTTTAGTGATGGAGACACATACATAATTCATTACTAGTAGAAGATAAACTTTGAATTAGACTTGGGATTTTCGTGCTCTTGCTGCTAGGGAGTCACTCACCCCTTCTTGGGGCACGACCTGGGGCCAGACCCCTGGCTTCTCCAGATTCAGAGGCTGCCCCACAATGGCCTCTGCACGGTGGCCAGTGAGGAGAGGCTGTGATCAGCATCTCCGGGGTCATCCTCAAAGGGTTCGGGATGAATCCCCCATCATCTTGGAATCCATGAAGTTCAGTGTGTTTGGAAGCCCTTCGTATTTTCAGATTTGACCATCTCTGGGGTTCTCTGTACCTATTGTGGAAATTCAAAGATCTACTCTTGATCCGAAAGTGGCCTCTTTCAGGCTTCAGGAGCACTTCTGAGGTTCAAGTCCACGCGGCTTGGGGCCATCTCAATTGTTTAGAGTCATGATTGCCCTGGTCTTAGGGAGAGCCGCAGAGGGACTGGGGGCGGCTCTTTCCATTCTCCCCTGGTCACTTGAGGTCCATGCTTCCCACCTCTAGCTCTGTCCTGCTCTCCTTGAGGCCAGAGGTTGGGATTGCCCCCAGGATATGCTCCACTTTATCTTTGATTCCAGCTTGAGTCTGATGACCGCGTTGATCACAGCTCATTGGGTCAATGTTTTTAGAGCGTATGGTATTCTCCAGGGGGAGGTGGAAAAGGAGACCAACATTTCTGAGCgccttccatgtgccaggcactgtaccgaGTGATGCGGAGAGGGTGGGGTGCATTCATACGAGGACACTCGGGCTCAAAGAGATAAGTAGTTTGCCAGGAGTCTCTCAGCTCCTAAAAGATGGCAGCCCAAGGCCCCAGTCTTCCCACCACAACGAGCTCTTTAGAAGCCTCATCTAGGAAAGACAGTGGCGCCGCTGGGCGTGGAAGCACTATCCTTAGTGCAAAGCTAGCAGGGCGGGATCAAGTCCCCACTCAGAAGATGTTCAATGAAGCTTGGGGGGAATTGAATGCAAGGTGCTTCAGCCCAGAGTGAGGTCCACAGGCACCAAGAAAAGAGGCAGTAAAAAAACAACTCGGTGGAGCCCGATTGAACGAACCAAGTCGCGTCATCCTTCATATTTGTGTTGCACATTTCAGTGTACATCACGTTTTCACTTCCTTTATCTCATCGGACCCTTGAGTTTGCCAGAGGGCTCAAGCATGGAGGAAGGGTCTTGGcgggctctggggtgggggggcaagaTGGGGGCAGGCACTCCTGTGGGTTGATGGGGATGTTGTTTACAGTAGGTGAGGATCTCTGAACAACCTAGAAGTGCAAAACAATCTACATCATGGGACCTACTAAGTAATTTCCACTTGGGGGCTTATTCTCCAGGGAGACAAGCccattgaaaaagaaatataataataccGGGGTGTGTCCAGCAGCTGTGGGAAGTCTGAGGTGCTTTCCTGATTGGTGCTGTCAGCTGGAAATAACCTCTGCCTCCTTCTACCTTATTCTGTGGTTGTTTGTGAACGTCTTATTCCCCTTAAGGGCATGTAAGCTCTTTGAGGCTGGGTTCACGCCTttcatctcttcattcattcactcattctcttTTTCCTGCATTAACTGATTCAATAAGCAGTTGTTGTACCTTCCATGTGCCAGGTATTGTACCAGTTCATTATACCCACATGAACAAAGGACACAATCTTTTCTCTGCTGGAGTTTACAGTCTACGGGAGAgacaatagcaaacaaacaaatacagaatgataaaatttgtacagaaattTCACATTGTGAAAACTACCATGAAAGAAATGGCTAAGATATAGAGGTGAGAGCATAGctctggggagtggggggacCTGGCAGCTGGCACCATCCCAGGCCTAGCAACTCACCAAGCATCTGCTGAGTGGATTGAATGGATGAAAGGACAGTGCCAAGGAAAGAACTCAAgtatcccccccgcccccggccagaAATGGCAAGGCAGGCCATGACGTGTCTTGATGTTCTCCTCGTGGCAGAAAGAATTTAACATAACaggtacagaaaaaaatgataatacgGGATCTTGCCATGCACAGCAATACATACCTGaacaaatttaaatgtaaaaaggagACAGGGCAGCATGCATACGCTGAGGGTGAGCACACACAGATGTTCACGCAGACCCACAACTTGCAGAACCTGAGCCCCAAACAGGACCTCACGAGGCATCTGGCCCGCCCACTCCTGCCATGTGAGAAAGTGGTCTTAGGGCCGAGAGAacgatgtctttcttttttttttttttaatttgatctGTGCATTAGGATCTGTCTAAATGTGTTTAAACAAACTACACTCCGAATTCAGGGtttcagttttgttaatttttgttttctgtggagTCACCTAAGTTTCCAAGTATAGGCTTTGGGGTGGGAGATGGCCGCTGAGGTGTCCCCAAGTGGCGGgtttgttggttttggtttttgtttgttcctgAGTCAATAGCAGTTCCCGAGGGCGCCGTAACTAGGTGCAGCCTGGAGAGCAGAGACAAATCCAGAAATTTCACAGATGTGGGCTCTGAATCCAGCTGCTGAGGTTGCCTGCAGAGAGCACAGCACGCGTGGACCAGAGTCCCTGGTCCCCCGGCTGGACGGCCTTTGAGGCCCTTTACAGAAGATCCGGCCAGGCTGCACACCTGCTGGGGGTCCAGTGACACCCAAACAGCAGCAGCTTTccgagttttgttttgtttttctctaatctCCAATTCTGCTGGAAAAACACCCAAACCCTTGGGTCAGAGCACCCCCGGCCTAGCAACACCTGCAGCCAGGGGGCCGGAAGTCAAGCTAGAACGGAGGAGGAACCAGCCTGTGCTTACCCCAGGCCCCGGGGGACAGGGCTGGATTCCCCCAGTGGGCAGCAGGGCATGTGCCCACCAAGGGCCCTCGGGGCTGCATTCTAAAGGAAGAGGGGCCCAGAGCTGGACTCCTGGAAGGATGGCCCAGTGACTCAATATCCTGGCCTATTAGGAAGGAGTGGGGCCTTCAGGGCTTTGCGACTTGTGAACAGGGGAGATGGCAAAGCTGTCCCAGGATTCTCTCCCTATGGCTCTCCGCCTCCTCTGGCTCAGGGTCCTTCGAGGGAGGCAGCTGTGATGTAGTAGAAAGAAGGCTGAGTTTGGAGTCAGAAGATCTGTGTGTGACTTTTGGCCAATTATGGTAATCATCTCCCTGGGCCtcgatttcctcatttttaaagttgGGATACAGCTGTCCCCCTTTCAGGGTAACGGTGGGGCAAGATCATGTAAATGAATATGGACGTGTTCAATAAAATCTTATGGGCAGTTAAGAGATtctcaatatataaatatttgggggACCCAGCAAAAGAGTCTGATTCACGTTCTGTATcttggttgtggtggtggttatacaaACCTGTAAATCCAAAATTCATGAAAAGAAAACGAAGTCAATTTTATTGTAGGATAATTTTCTAAAAACCAGCAGCTGGTTCAACTCCTTTGGATGAGATTTACGATTCCTGTGTTTTCGATAAAGCAACCGAGATCTGAGACGTTCATCACCCCCCACCAGCATCACCCAGCTTTGTTTCCACTGCCTGTCAGTTCCGGGGGCCAGGGACCCATAAGACAGACATGGGGGCACCCGTAGTGTAAGCCTCTAAGACAGAAGAACGGACCAGGGAGTGCTTCTACATCGTAACCACGAAGGCAGGCAGTGCCCTTGCGGGGTGGGTGTCTGGTGGTCGAGGCAGGCCTCCCTGCTCAGATGATTCTCTGCCAACAGTACTTCAAAGCATTAGGGAAACTCAGTTATTCAAAGATATTAAGTTGTCTTTCAAAAAAGCCAGGGCCTCCCCTGATTCAGGGCAGCCCCAAGCAGGGGGAAGACCCTGCTGTTGGGGGAGAAGTGAAGGCTCCGTCCCACCCCCAGCCGGCTGCCCAGGGTCCCTGGTGGAGGTCGAGGCCAGAATTAGCGCCACTATGCAAAGCAGCAGGAGAGGAAGGGCTGCAGCTCAGTGGAGACAGATGCCAAAACAAGCCAGTTTCCTCTGGCAGCCCGGAcaccagggagggaggaggcccgcCCCCGCTTGGCCCTGCCTGGCTCTGAGTGGGCACCGCTGAGCGACGCAGAGATGGACCTGAAACCCCAGGCTTGGGGGCCTTGGCCACCTGCCCCACCTGGAATGGCAGGGGGAGCTGCTCTCACTGGTCCCCCCATGCTGGCCTTGGTTCTCCAGTTAAACTggcagctccctgagggcagggatttctCCCACCTGAATCCAGAGCATGAACGGCAAAGAGGTGTTCTGGGGTCCCCCCAAGGTCAACAGGAAGTGGAGCTGAGCCTGGCTCTGCACACAGAGGTTAATTTcacttcagctcccagccctgagcTGCTCGCGGTCGCTCCCACAGCTGGCAGGCTGGGGACCATTTTGCCTCTGAGTTTTGTGCTGGGAAAGCCTGAAGGGGTTGCCTAAGGACGCCCAGACTGCACCACCGCAGAGCTTCCCACTTTAGGAATCTCTCTTGCATAGCTCTGggtcaaatttaaaaaaatagccagGCTTGGTAGGGGACAAGAGGGTGTGTGATGGAGTCAGGGGaaaccctgccctcagggagcttctaATTTAACTGGAGAACAAGGCCGGTATGGGCAGCACAAGGTAGTAGCTACGCCAGAGCTGGAGAGGCCGGGGTCCAAACAGGGATTAGGCAGGAACTGGGCACTCTGGGAGGGCTTCCTGTAGGTGGAGGGCCTTAAAGGACAAGAGgattggggtgggtgggggagggcaaaCTCTTCTCGAGCTAAGACCTCTGCCCTACAGAGCAGGACTCAAGTGCTGCTTGTCGGCTGAAGGGAATGCAGGGTGAGGATATCCCCGCCGAGAAGGTCCAGTCCATTCAGCTCTCCTCCACTGCTCGGGGCCACACTAAGGTCAGAGAGCAGGGGAAGAACGGGAGACATGGCCACAGGTCCCAACTGGGCCTTCAGAGAGGAGCAGTGAGTGAGCCCCAGAGAGGGCTCTGAGCCCCATGGCAGCTGTCCCTCCTCACACCCCACGGGTCCACGGGTGCCCAAAGATTTGCACCCAAACAGGTACTCTCATCCACCCCATAACCATAGATGTCACAAGCCTGTGTGTCATTTCTCAAGACACATTGTTTATTCTGTGGGAGAAAGGGCTCAAGGCCAGCAGCcccctggggcgggggagggcgggagagagcaggagaggatGTGGGAGAGGGATGCAGCTCTCGGTGGCCCATCTGCAGCCACATGGGGGTGGGCCAGGGCCCTTCCCGGGCTCTACAGGAAGCCGGGCTCTTCCGAGTCCATTTGCAGGTTCCAGACAAGTCTCTGCCTTCCGCATCCTGAATAGGGGATGGATCCCCGCATAGCACCCCCAGAAGGCTGGGTCCAGTCTAGCCCCAGAGAACTCCCTGCTCCAAATCACTGCCCTGTGGCCCTTCCGCTCCAGTCCCTTTGGCAAGAGATGGGGACCAAGGGCTGGAGGGGCAGGCGGACCTGGTGGGCCAGCTTTGGAGGCGGACAGGGGGTCCAGGGTAAAGGGGATGGGCTGGGAGCCGGGCGGCTCTGAAGCAGTCAGTGAGGGCCCTGCGGGCTATGCCCAGGGGCGTGGGGAGGGCCGGCCTCTCACTCCTGGCCTGGGTGTTCACCCACCGACCACTTCACCTCTCCTGTCCGCAGCGTCACTATATCCTCATAAGTGGCTGTCTGGTCAATGTCCAGGCCCTGGGGACACGGAGCGGAGCTCAGGCCTTGGCCACCCGCTGACTGCACACAGATGGTGCCTCTgactgcccccccgccccccatggcCCCGGGGGGTTGCGGGCTCCGCCCCACTCCTTACCTCATAGGTGTGATCTTCCTCCATCCCCGCCTTGCTGTCATCCTGGCGGGTGAGGGACGGAGAGCAGAGTGttagcttcccccaccccatccactgctgggccaggctggggagggcgggggagatTGGCCCGGGGTgaagggtcaggggtcaggggtcaggggtgAGGCACACTCTATGAGAACAGCTGATGAATAAAGGAGTGATTGAATGGGTAAATCGATGGgcaggctctggggctggggagaCGGAGACCCTGCCTGTGTCCGGCCTGCCCCGTGGCTgcttccccaacccccagggtCACCTTGTCCAGCAGCAGGAAGATGGGCACGATGATGAAGAGGATGATGAGCAGGGTCTGGATCATGATGATGCCATCTTTCAGCGTGTTCCGCCGCTTCAGCTGCGCCAAGGTGCTGAACCCTGGGGGGAGGTGGCGCGGGGGCGGTGAGGCTGGGGCCCCCCCTTCGGGCCTGCGCCCCTCAGGACCTGCTTCTCAGCGGCTCTCCCAGGTGCTCGAGGGCCACAGTCACCGCCACGCCACACTGTGGCCCCCCTACTGAtccgggctggggtggggtgggtgtggaTGGCTCCACGAGCATGCCCGCTCTCCTCCCTGGCTGGGGGGGCGGGCCCCGCACTCACCCATGACCCGAAGCTCGGTGCCACAGCCGCGCTCTGTCCTCAGGGACAAGTTAAAGCACTTCTGCTCGCAGAAATAGATGCCGTTGTCCTGAAACTGGACGTCCTGGATGATGAGCGTGGCCTCAGAGGCGTTCTGGGTCTGGAGGATGCGGCCCTTTTCGGGGAGAAATATCTGGGCCTCCGAGTCCATCTTCTGCTTCCGGAGCCAGCTCACGTTGCCCCGGGTCTCCAGGTGGCACTTGATTTCCACCATGGAGCCCCGTTTCTTGGCCACGAAACGTGGGTGCTGCCACATCCAGGAACAAACGCTTCCTGTAGGCGCCAAGGCTGGGATTAAAATCCTGCTCCTGTCTTCCTGAGCGTCAGCCCGAACTCACGCCCTCAGCCGTGGGCCCCCCTCCTGGGAAGCACTGACCCCTGGCTCAGCCCCCTGGTCTGTCCTTGCTTCTCGGGGTGTGGGTCAGACATGAGGCAGAGGTGTGGGAGAGCCAGAGCCACGTGAGAAGCCACAGGCCAAGCCGCCGGACCCCGCCCCTTCCTGATGGCCCACGCTTCCCGCCTGATTTTCCTTTTGAAGGGCCTGGAACCTTCTCATTCCTTTCCATGCCCATTACAGTAGCCCGATGCCGGTCTCACCCCATGAGGCCAGAAGGCCCACAGCACAGACTCCTGCCTGGCCTGGTGCTCTCACCTCTCCCTGCCCTGGGCTACCCACAGCAGCCCAAAATCCTCAGGGGCACCCCGCAAATCCTTAGCCTGGCAGTCGAGGCCTCCCACATCAACCCCCTGGCCGTCTCTCCTCCgtcacctccctccccccttctgtGTGGACCTGCTCCTCTTTTTATTCCTAAGCCTTCCTTCTCAGTTTGCCACGATATCCCCGCCCACCTGCTCCAAGAAGCCTCCCTGCTGCCCGGTTCCCAGTCAGTGGTGCCCTAGGAACCCCTGCGACCTGTCGGGACCCCTGAGGTTACGGTCTCCGGCCGGGGCTAAGCCCGACTCCCCAGCCAGGGAGAACGGGCCTGAGTCCTCAGTGGGGTTCCCTCTGGCCCCCACGCCAACCCTGGGCTTGGCGCTGCCCCGGATGGCTGGGACTGGAGCACTGACGTTTAATGAGGATGACACAGCTGGAGGACTGGGGATTGGAGGGACTTCAGAGGCAGGTCTTACGGAGGGAGACGGACCCTAAGGAGGCCTGGGGATGGAAGTCCTGGGTGGGGACACCCAGGGGGCACAAGGGCACAAGGGCGACCATGAGACAGCCCACAGGACAGTGACCGGCTTCGGACACAGACATACTTGTCCCCAGAAGGGGCGGGGGAAGTTGCTGACCTTTGGGATCCCGGTAGAGCTCCTCTGTTTTGGCCTCCAGCACCGTCTCACCtgctgggtgggagggagtgggCGGGGCCGGTCACTGGACTTGGCTGCCCCACCCCTGCATTCCCAGACCCACTTCCTCCCCGCCCAGGACAGCAGCATCAAGACCCCTCagctctcccccagccctgctctggagAGACTAGAGTGGGGTGGAGTCACCAGAAGATCCGactcccggcccccgccccccgcccccgcccttgACCTTGAGCCTCGCGTGGATGGAGGGCTCCACCgccttccagaccagggcaccCCTTCTGGAACATGCCTGTCCCAGGTCCGCTTGGGGGCCGCTCTCCactgcccgccccccccaccaccacgcAGTGCCCTCCACGGCCTGGGGGTGAACCacactcctctttctctctcctgggcCTGGCTCTTCTGCGGTCAGAGCCACCAACCCCTCAGGCCCCGCTCAGCCTGACACCCTCCGGGCGGGAGAGGGGCCGGGGCCGCGGAGCCCTGAGCCATCAGCATGGCTGACGCCGCAGCCCCGGTCGCCAGGGCTGTCAGAGGGAGACGGGAGGCAGAAAAGTgtgagagacagaggaggaggaggagcgggcAGGAGACGGAAGCGGCGGGGACGGCGGGACCAGCGGGCCCCTGGGCTCGGCCGTACCTGAGAAGAGCAGCAGAAGCAGCACGCAGTCGCTGAGCCCGGGACGCAGCGCCGGCCCCGCCATGCTCACCCCTCTTCTCCTGCCCCGGCCCGAGGCAGCGGAGGCTCCCGCGGGAAAACCGAAACTGCCCGGGCTGCAGCCCGTCTCCTCGCCGCCTCTCCCCCACCAGGCCCCTTCCTGCCATGCAaattgggacccaggggaggcAGCAGCTCTCCGGGGACCCTGGGGGAGGGCGGGCTCTTTTGTCAGCTGTGCTGCTAAGGCTCAAGGGTCACCCCAGCTCGGGCACTACAGCGGGGTCCGCGGTGGACGCCCCGGGTGGCAGCGGCCTCTgagcccccaccccatccccgtGCCCTGGGGCCCCCTAGCCTCCCACCTCACACTTAGCTGAATACACATGGGTCCTGTGGATGAGTGCGAGCGCGGCCTCTCCACCCCGGACCAGCCTACACCCTGTGGGAAGAGGGGCACCCAGGAAGGATGGGGCAGGGGTGCTGGCGGGCAGCTATGGGCCCAGAGCATAGCCTCTTGGCTGGAGTGCAGGTGGCCATGTTGGGGGTTGATGGAGATTTGAccctggggaggaaaggaagcacAGCGGTTCTTGAGCAAGAACGGGCCAAGAGTGGCAGCCGCTTGGGAGATTTGGTCCAGGACCTGGAGAGAGGGCCCCTCCCTCACTTGGTGGGGGAGAGTTTGCTGGGAGCTGCCAAAGAAGGTGGACTTAAGTGTTGACAGCTTAGAGAAAACCCACCACTCAGCAATCAGGGGACTCTCAGGGCACTGAAGTGTTATCCACAGCTCCAGGGGTCTTGGGCAGAGGACAGGAGGCTAGTATGGGGGAGTCTCCAGGTTCTGAAACAAAAAGGATCTCTGGCTTTGTCTCGCCAGTCAGCAGAGTGGTGGATGGAACCAGAAGTCTAGGAGCTTGTCTAAGCTCAACTTTGTGCCCCTGCCCCTGGATCAGACACAACCCTCATCCCTTGGGGGCTCGGGGCGGTGGAGGTGcccttgtgcagtgcacaacctgcacaGCTGCACATGGCAGGCTTGCATCCCTCAGCTCCACAGCTGAGCCCACTCTTGAGTTCTATGTTTTATGGAAGCTTCTTTACTCTCTCTTGgcccctcactctctctcttcttccaactgccaggaggggaaggaagatgCAAATCCTGTGTCCTCTGCCTACATATTCTCCTTACCACACGCCAGTTTTCAAACAGCCTGTGGTGCTGGCAGGTCTGTTTGGGTTCCGGGAGACATGGACCCGCCTCCTAGGCCAGGGTTGGTGGTGAGGAAGACAGAGGTCTGGGTGCTGTCCCCTCAGTCCTGAGCATAAGCCTCACCTGGGATGGTAGGGTCCACCCCCACGCCCCGCCGAGGGGTACAGGCCAGGACTGGAGCTGTGGAAAGCGGGGACAGAAGGGTTAAGGTTCCATCCAAGGAACAGCTCGTTCCTGGCAGTCCCAGATGTTCTTGTTGTTTCCAGatgttccaaatgaaaaaaaaacaaaacacatttctcTGAAAAGGTGTCAGATGTTCAGTTCA
This genomic stretch from Physeter macrocephalus isolate SW-GA unplaced genomic scaffold, ASM283717v5 random_69, whole genome shotgun sequence harbors:
- the CD79B gene encoding B-cell antigen receptor complex-associated protein beta chain isoform X4, producing the protein MWQHPRFVAKKRGSMVEIKCHLETRGNVSWLRKQKMDSEAQIFLPEKGRILQTQNASEATLIIQDVQFQDNGIYFCEQKCFNLSLRTERGCGTELRVMGFSTLAQLKRRNTLKDGIIMIQTLLIILFIIVPIFLLLDKDDSKAGMEEDHTYEGLDIDQTATYEDIVTLRTGEVKWSVGEHPGQE
- the CD79B gene encoding B-cell antigen receptor complex-associated protein beta chain isoform X3, whose translation is MAGPALRPGLSDCVLLLLLFSAGETVLEAKTEELYRDPKGSVCSWMWQHPRFVAKKRGSMVEIKCHLETRGNVSWLRKQKMDSEAQIFLPEKGRILQTQNASEATLIIQDVQFQDNGIYFCEQKCFNLSLRTERGCGTELRVMGFSTLAQLKRRNTLKDGIIMIQTLLIILFIIVPIFLLLDKLFS
- the CD79B gene encoding B-cell antigen receptor complex-associated protein beta chain isoform X2 — translated: MAGPALRPGLSDCVLLLLLFSGETVLEAKTEELYRDPKGSVCSWMWQHPRFVAKKRGSMVEIKCHLETRGNVSWLRKQKMDSEAQIFLPEKGRILQTQNASEATLIIQDVQFQDNGIYFCEQKCFNLSLRTERGCGTELRVMGFSTLAQLKRRNTLKDGIIMIQTLLIILFIIVPIFLLLDKDDSKAGMEEDHTYEGLDIDQTATYEDIVTLRTGEVKWSVGEHPGQE
- the CD79B gene encoding B-cell antigen receptor complex-associated protein beta chain isoform X1, whose product is MAGPALRPGLSDCVLLLLLFSAGETVLEAKTEELYRDPKGSVCSWMWQHPRFVAKKRGSMVEIKCHLETRGNVSWLRKQKMDSEAQIFLPEKGRILQTQNASEATLIIQDVQFQDNGIYFCEQKCFNLSLRTERGCGTELRVMGFSTLAQLKRRNTLKDGIIMIQTLLIILFIIVPIFLLLDKDDSKAGMEEDHTYEGLDIDQTATYEDIVTLRTGEVKWSVGEHPGQE